A window of the Verminephrobacter eiseniae EF01-2 genome harbors these coding sequences:
- a CDS encoding helix-turn-helix domain-containing protein produces MRQTELHLTDEDRAAVDEIRRKGRHHAREVNRAHVLHSLDRGVPEAQIMAVLGLGRTAVWRTRLAYLQGGIDLAVFDLARPGRPRQYGTDDEARVMALACSAPPAGQKRWTLAQLECAARQEPGLGRMGRETVRRILRKTTANPGAG; encoded by the coding sequence ATGCGCCAGACCGAACTGCACCTGACCGACGAAGACCGCGCTGCGGTGGACGAAATACGCCGCAAGGGGCGGCACCATGCGCGCGAGGTCAATCGCGCGCATGTGCTGCACAGCCTCGATCGTGGTGTCCCGGAGGCCCAGATCATGGCCGTGCTTGGACTGGGGCGCACCGCCGTATGGCGCACGCGCCTGGCCTATCTGCAAGGTGGAATCGATCTGGCGGTGTTCGATCTGGCGCGCCCCGGCCGGCCGCGCCAGTACGGCACGGACGACGAAGCGCGGGTGATGGCGCTGGCATGCTCGGCGCCTCCTGCGGGCCAAAAGCGCTGGACGCTGGCGCAGCTCGAATGCGCCGCGCGCCAAGAGCCTGGCCTGGGCCGCATGGGCCGGGAAACCGTGCGGCGCATATTGAGAAAAACGACGGCAAACCCCGGCGCAGGTTGA
- a CDS encoding LysR family transcriptional regulator, producing MTTMTTPAAAPARHRAVLGQLSDMDLRLLQVFKSVVECGGMSAAELELNIGTSTVSRHMKDLETRLGLTLCRRGRAGFALTAEGQRVYDETLRLLASVHSFRASIDDIHSRMGGQLALAIFDKTASNPAARIGQAIAAFAATAPDVQLQLHVGSINAIERGVIDGSYQVGIIPAHRSSQSLAYSDLFAETMLLYGGAGHPLCAAATPPADWQALRNYPFAGLGYHSPNMALSHQARLQRAATGFDQESIATLILSGRFLGFLPDHYAEAFERQGRMQAVNPALFRYDCQFVSLMRRSPAPTRAAQAFAQCLQQAHRAVSPPAGQAASPPVIQAAGPPAG from the coding sequence ATGACCACCATGACCACGCCAGCGGCCGCCCCGGCCCGGCACCGCGCCGTGCTGGGCCAGCTCAGCGACATGGACCTGCGCCTGTTGCAGGTCTTCAAGAGCGTGGTCGAATGTGGCGGCATGTCGGCCGCCGAACTGGAACTCAATATCGGCACCAGCACCGTCAGCCGCCACATGAAAGACCTGGAAACCCGGCTCGGCCTGACGCTGTGCCGCCGTGGGCGGGCCGGTTTTGCGCTCACCGCCGAAGGCCAGCGGGTGTATGACGAGACCCTGCGGCTGCTGGCCTCGGTGCACAGCTTTCGCGCCAGCATCGACGACATCCATTCGCGCATGGGCGGGCAACTGGCGCTGGCCATTTTCGACAAGACCGCCAGCAACCCGGCAGCGCGCATCGGCCAGGCCATTGCCGCCTTCGCCGCCACGGCGCCGGATGTACAACTGCAACTGCATGTAGGCTCGATCAACGCGATCGAGCGCGGCGTCATCGACGGCAGCTACCAGGTGGGCATCATCCCCGCGCACCGCAGCTCGCAAAGCCTGGCCTATAGCGACCTGTTTGCCGAGACCATGCTGCTGTATGGCGGCGCGGGCCATCCGCTGTGCGCCGCCGCGACCCCCCCGGCCGACTGGCAGGCACTGCGCAACTACCCGTTTGCCGGGCTGGGCTACCACTCGCCGAACATGGCGCTGAGCCACCAGGCCCGGCTGCAACGCGCGGCCACCGGGTTTGACCAGGAGTCGATCGCCACGCTGATCCTGTCGGGCCGCTTCCTCGGCTTTCTGCCCGACCACTATGCCGAGGCGTTCGAGCGCCAAGGCCGCATGCAGGCCGTGAACCCGGCGCTGTTTCGCTACGACTGCCAGTTCGTCAGCCTGATGCGCCGCTCGCCCGCACCCACTCGGGCGGCCCAGGCGTTTGCCCAATGTTTGCAGCAGGCGCACCGGGCTGTAAGCCCGCCGGCAGGCCAGGCCGCAAGCCCGCCGGTGATTCAGGCCGCAGGCCCGCCGGCAGGCTAG